The segment CGTCGAAATGATGCCGAACATCCTCCCCGTCGAGGACACCGAGGTCTCCGTTGCCCTCGAGAAGAGCCTCACCAAGCAGGGCCTCACGCTTCTCACCAATCACAAGACGACGAAAACCGAAGCCACCGACAAGGGCGTGAAGATCACCGTCGCCGATGCGAAGGGGGTCGAAAAAGTCCTCGAGGCTGACCTCGCGCTTGTCGCCATCGGCGTCGCCCCGGTTGTTCCCGGCGGTAATCTCAAGATCGGCCTCACCGATCGCGGCTACATCCAGGTGAACGACAAATACGAGACCTCCGTTCCCGGCATCTTCGCCGCCGGCGACATCATTGGGCCGCCCTGGCTCGCGCACGTTGCCAGCTTCGAAGCCGTGCAGGCTGTCGAAGGCATGTTCGTTGCCGGTCACAAGCCGAAGAAGGTCACGCTCTTCCCGGGTTGCACCTACTGCCACCCGCAGGTCGCCAGCATGGGCCTCACCGAACGCGCCGCGAAGGAAAAGGGCCTCAAATACAAGGTCGGCAAGTTCGCCTTCATGGCCAGCGGCAAGGCCCGCGCCATCGGCGAGACCGACGGCTTCGTGAAGCTTATCACCGGTGAGAAGCACGGCGAAATTCTTGGCGCTCACCTCATCGGAGCCGACGCCACCGAGATGCTTGCCGAGCTGGGCCTCGCGATGAACAGCGAACTCACCCTCGACGAGATCCACGCGACGATTCACGCGCATCCGACGCTCAGCGAGTCCGTCCACGAGGCGGCCCTCGCCGCCGAAGGACACGCGATCCACTCGTAGGCAGCCGCGCATGGCCGGGGATTTCGCAGAAGGTTGGACCCTGTGAAACTCCCCGCCACCGCGACGCTCGCGACGCTTTTTCTCGATCGCCCGCACGCGCCTTCGCCCCTGTGGGCGCGAGTGACGATTTTCTCGATCGTTGCTCTGATCTTTGCAGCCATTTGCTCGGCGGCACTCGCCGCCTCCACCTCGAACTGGCGCGCGGTCTGGGATTATCGCGAAGTCTTCTGGCAGGGCTGGCTTCTCACGATTCGCATTTCCCTCGCCGCCCTCATTTTCAGCACGTCGGCCGGCCTCATCCTCGCCCTTTCCCGGCGCTCTCCCTTCATCCCCCTTCGGGCCGTTGCCCAGCTCGTCATCGAGATCGTCCGGGGAACCCCGCTCCTCGTCCAGATCCTCGCCCTCTGGTTCATCGCCGCCAGCCAGCTCCACTTCGAGAATCGTCTCTGGGCCGGCATCCTCATCCTCTCCCTTTTCAGCTCCGCCTACCTTGCCGAGATCATTCGCTCCGGCATCGAGAGCGTCGGCGCCTCCCAGCTCGAGTCCGCCAGGGCCATCGGTCTCTCGACTCTGCAGACCTACCGGTTCATCATCTTTCCGCAGGCCATTCGCCAG is part of the Chthoniobacterales bacterium genome and harbors:
- the lpdA gene encoding dihydrolipoyl dehydrogenase, which produces MANYDLIVIGAGPAGYVGAIRAAQLGKKVAVVDFERGGGTCNNYGCIPTKALLKNAELYHEIKHRAAEFGFKVSGLEYDWAAIIKRSRDVSQKGSAGLDFLFKKNKIDFLKGTATFDKAGEVRVAAADGKVETHTASKILIATGCVSRPMPGFPFNGKTVIGSKEALQLAEQPKSVVVIGAGAIGIEFAYFWNAFGTKVTVVEMMPNILPVEDTEVSVALEKSLTKQGLTLLTNHKTTKTEATDKGVKITVADAKGVEKVLEADLALVAIGVAPVVPGGNLKIGLTDRGYIQVNDKYETSVPGIFAAGDIIGPPWLAHVASFEAVQAVEGMFVAGHKPKKVTLFPGCTYCHPQVASMGLTERAAKEKGLKYKVGKFAFMASGKARAIGETDGFVKLITGEKHGEILGAHLIGADATEMLAELGLAMNSELTLDEIHATIHAHPTLSESVHEAALAAEGHAIHS
- a CDS encoding amino acid ABC transporter permease, with the protein product MKLPATATLATLFLDRPHAPSPLWARVTIFSIVALIFAAICSAALAASTSNWRAVWDYREVFWQGWLLTIRISLAALIFSTSAGLILALSRRSPFIPLRAVAQLVIEIVRGTPLLVQILALWFIAASQLHFENRLWAGILILSLFSSAYLAEIIRSGIESVGASQLESARAIGLSTLQTYRFIIFPQAIRQILPALAGQFASLIKDSSLLSIIGLQEFTFASQQVNSATYSTLESYFPLAIGYLLLTLPISAFSRLLERRFHYES